In Cololabis saira isolate AMF1-May2022 chromosome 10, fColSai1.1, whole genome shotgun sequence, a single window of DNA contains:
- the mterf4 gene encoding transcription termination factor 4, mitochondrial: protein MLSNLGRQVLWRTVRNASLCSPLTVKTCQSPSLQLGCRLLCSTVTSADQTDQDRHGAALLSLRSLLDMGFTDSQASQIHGAVSALRGASAAQQALSTLTVLFGTGLNPASVLKLLDKCPELFSVRDGQLQQRINNLRRLGLGEGSLQRMVVHYPKILTVPVKSVKTVVLFLREKCLFTFQQITQILRDSPAVVLEDPGQLEYKFQYVYFRMGVKQSEMVKFRLFRFTLEEVRCRHSFLERRGFYQTPDKKGQTTIINPKLESVLHVDLDAFLTQVAKASAEEYDVYQRLLVREWKEEEVQQGRVEADDDDDDDDDEDDENEDEERQEHLENPGKSGYRKNRNRKKK, encoded by the exons ATGTTATCCAACCTCGGCAGACAG GTTCTGTGGCGGACAGTCAGAAACGCTTCTTTGTGCAGTCCTCTCACGGTTAAGACCTGCCAGTCCCCGTCTCTGCAGCTGGGCTGCAGATTACTGTGTTCCACTGTTACATCCGCCGACCAGACTGACCAGGACAGGCATGGGGCGGCTCTCCTGTCCCTGCGCTCCCTGCTGGACATGGGATTCACGGACTCCCAGGCGAGCCAGATCCACGGGGCCGTGTCTGCTCTCAGGGGGGCCAGCGCGGCCCAGCAGGCTCTGTCCACGCTCACGGTGCTGTTCGGCACGGGGCTCAACCCGGCCAGCGTCCTCAAACTGCTGGACAAATGTCCCGAGCTGTTCTCCGTCAGAGACGGCCAGCTACAGCAGCGCATCAACAACCTGAGGAGACTGGGTTTAGGTGAAG GCAGTCTGCAGAGAATGGTGGTCCATTATCCAAAGATCCTCACTGTACCTGTGAAGTCTGTAAAAACTGTGGTGCTGTTCCTGAGGGAGAAGTGTCTCTTTACTTTCCAGCAGATCACACAAATCCTCAGAGACAGTCCAGCAGTTGTACTAGAGGACCCGGGTCAGCTGGAGTACAAGTTTCAG TACGTCTACTTCCGAATGGGTGTGAAACAGTCGGAGATGGTGAAGTTCAGGTTGTTCCGTTTCACTCTTGAAGAGGTCCGCTGTCGACACAGCTTTCTAGAGCGACGAGGTTTTTATCAAACTCCGGACAAGAAAGGACAAACGACCATCATCAACCCCAAACTGGAGAGCGTCCTTCACGTAGACCTGGATGCCTTCCTCACACAGGTTGCCAAAGCATCAGCAGAGGAGTATGATGTATATCAGAGACTCTTGGTGAGAgaatggaaggaggaggaggtgcagcAGGGCAGAGTtgaagctgatgatgatgatgatgatgatgatgatgaggatgatgagaaTGAGGATGAAGAACGACAAGAGCATTTGGAGAATCCAGGAAAAAGTGGATACAGAAAAAACaggaacagaaaaaagaaataa
- the LOC133451947 gene encoding probable G-protein coupled receptor 148, producing the protein MISSGDILNITKVWTECMERLKLELFCIPCTVITLTTLVINPILLICIFGSRALRRETRYLLVANTLIADILFLIVNLIILVCNTVRAPMPWSICELLTAVNVTAYSCAILTVTLMVADTFAAVRWPLRYHNLLTPAGTFGILLGVWVLAALYPFTSMIVERYKIGSSNEAVSVCLALISLGLIQLEIARIHVFFFVAALICTFLIFYCYIRLYMITRTQGIWQSRFSRARVTVLAHGVLLLLYFAPGFVFILELFMFEHNTISQDVRVWVSTVNTSVLMLLPRAFAPYLYGLRYRDIADSVTLLLHCNRRLSHITLT; encoded by the coding sequence ATGATATCATCGGGAGACATTTTAAACATCACCAAGGTGTGGACTGAGTGTATGGAGAGGTTGAAGCTCGAGCTGTTTTGCATCCCTTGTACCGTCATCACTCTGACCACCTTGGTCATCAATCCCATTCTGCTCATATGTATTTTTGGCTCCCGTGCCTTGCGTCGGGAGACTCGTTACCTTCTGGTGGCCAACACCCTGATTGCAGACATACTCTTCCTCATCGTCAACTTGATCATATTGGTGTGCAACACTGTGAGAGCTCCGATGCCCTGGAGTATTTGTGAGCTGCTGACAGCTGTCAACGTCACTGCCTACAGCTGTGCTATCCTCACTGTCACACTCATGGTGGCCGACACCTTCGCTGCCGTACGCTGGCCTCTCCGTTATCATAACCTTCTGACACCTGCCGGCACCTTTGGAATATTGCTGGGGGTGTGGGTGCTGGCCGCACTCTACCCTTTCACCTCAATGATTGTGGAAAGGTATAAGATAGGAAGTTCTAATGaagctgtgtctgtgtgtttggcTCTCATCTCCCTCGGCTTAATTCAACTCGAAATTGCACGAATCCATGTTTTCTTCTTTGTAGCTGCCCTAATATGCACATTCCTAATTTTTTACTGCTACATTCGGCTCTACATGATAACAAGGACGCAGGGCATCTGGCAGAGTCGCTTCTCGAGGGCGCGGGTCACTGTGCTGGCCCATGGGGTACTGCTTCTGCTCTACTTTGCCCCCGGGTTTGTTTTTATCCTGGAGCTTTTCATGTTCGAACATAACACTATTAGTCAGGATGTCCGTGTTTGGGTCAGTACAGTCAATACAAGTGTTTTGATGCTGCTGCCCAGAGCGTTTGCTCCCTACCTGTATGGGCTGAGGTACAGGGACATCGCTGATTCTGTTACGCTCCTGCTGCATTGCAACAGGAGACTCAGCCACATCACTTTAACATGA